The Saprospiraceae bacterium genome contains the following window.
AAATACCCTTTAGAAATCCATCAATTCGAATATCACTTTCTGCTGTAATGGTCCCTTCGACCTGGGTCCCTACGACCAGACTGTTTAAAGCTCCTTGTGGCAAGGGCCCTACAGATGATTTAGTTGCTTCATTTGAAGCGTTTTTACTCCCAAACATATCCATTGTTTTTGGTGGGTAACAAAAATACGATTTAATTAAATAAATGAACGGAAAAATGGAGGAGCAGTCTATAGTCTATAGTCTATAGTTAAATAAATACTTCCATCTTAGGATGGTTCATTATTGCGAGAGTGAAATTAACTTGAAGCAATCTGCTTTAAGTTGTTAAGCCAGATTCTTTTCTAGAAATTCGGACAATAGATTCCACGGCGTTCTGGACCGCAGATATTGTATATAAAAGACAATTCGAAAGAATTATTTCCGGCATTGGCTTTTTTCAACGACGACGTGTTGATATCGTAACTCAGTCCGAAACCATACTTGCTGTAATCAAAGCGGGATGACAGAATGAGTGCATCCATATGAATCCCTGATGAATTGTCGGTTTTGTATTTGTTGGCCAGACGTGCCCAAAGTCCTAATTGGAAGGTGGCTTCATTGGTACGGCTGTTACCAGATCCAAAACGGAAACTGGTACCTCCATTTAATTCAAAGGAGGGTCCCTGAAAAAAGGCTACCATTCCAGGTACGATCGCATTGCGGCGATTCAATCTGAATACACCACCCCCGTGAACGGTTAATTTTGAATATAAAGGAGCAGGTACATATCCATTGTTGGGAATGTCTGTAATGTTGTTTTGTAAAGGTTCATTTAAATGACTATAGGCACCACCAATATAAAAGTTATTGTATTTGTCTAATACGGAAAACCACAATGCACCTACAGAAACGTCTGCAAATAAAAAGCTTGGATCAAAAACTGCCGGATCTTTTTGACCGTTTGGATCTACACCATTTGAAGTTATCTGTGTACCCCAAATTGCATTGTGGAATTTAACGCCTCGTTGATTTAAACCAGCTTCGGCACCAAAAACCAAATAATTAGAGGAGGTTCTTGAACCAGACATCCGTTTACTATAGGAACCTGAAAGTTTAAATTGAAGGGTACTAAAATCCAATGAACCCGCTTTATCTCCCCAAAATGTGCCTCCAAATCCAAAATAATCATAACGACCTACAGGAATTTTTTGATCGAATGACATGTTATAGGTATTGAAAGAATTTGCAAATCCAATTACTGGAGCCCACTGGTTCCGGTAATTTGCAACAAACCGCATCTTACAATTCATAACCCCCGTTAAAGCAGGATTTAAATTGGTCGGTGACATATAAAACTGAGAAAAATGAATGTCTTGTGCCTGGATTCCCCAGCTCAAAACGATTGAGAAAAGAATAGCTAAACGCTTCATGCCTACTACTTTATAAGTGCATAAATTTATGACCTTTCCCTCAAATAATATTCCCATTTGCTTAAAATTTAACAAATATTAAAAAAAACAATGTTTAATCGCTTAATCCACACGAGTAATAGCTCCAAAATTCTTTATCAGTAAATCATCATATGCATTGGCTTTTTCAAATAAATACTGAAAAATCTGACTGCCTAATTCAGGTTTGAACGAGTGATCAAAAATTTGCAATGAAAGAATGATGTCCTGATTCTGAATACTAAAACATAGACCCTCTAACTGACTATTCTGCTGCAAGAGGTACACGTAAATTTCCTTAATATTTTCCTTAGGCAGCGAACAAATATAAGCATCTCCTGCAATCATTCCAGTATCTTCATGATACGAGAGTAATATTTTTGCAGAACCGTGTTCGATTTCCCAATTATAGGGGCCTCTTCGAGTTAAGTTTACATCGTAGTTGAGTGCTTTTAATGCATCTTCTATCTCTAGTTTGATCCCTTTTGGTTGATAATCTTCAATTTGGGAGATCATCTGAATTTTCGAACCACAAAAAGGGCAGTATTTTTTTTCAGGATTGGGTTCAAATACAATATTGGCACATGAAATACACCGGACCCCTGATTTATCTCCACCTGCTTTAAATTCATCCAATGCTTGTTTAAGATATCTGGCTGGCAATGAGAATCCGATACTTTGACCATTTTGAATAATAAAGGTATTAACTCCCAATATTTCACCGGCATCATTTACCAAAGGTCCCCCACTGTTACCTGGATTTAATGCAGCATCGTGCTGGATATAATATAAATCATCTTGCTGGTGGCTGGAATTTGAAATAATCCCCTGAGTCGCGGTGTATTTTAAGCCGAATGGATGTCCGACAGCAATGACGGGATCTCCTTCTCTAAAATCCTCTTGATCATGTAATTTGACACTCATCCAAGGATTCGCTTTAGGACCTTGTACAAAGGCCAAATCAAATTTTGGATCCAAATATCGGACGGAACTCAAAACACGTTGAACGCCTTTGCCTTCAACAACCACATCTTTGTTGTTTCGGACCACATGTTCATTGGTTATTATTAAATCATACTCCTTGAGGTAAAATCCGGTTCCAATTGAAAATGGAGTCGCAATTTGTATAACCACACCTTTATATTGTTCGATCAGTGCTCTCATGTAAGGGGCAGTTCTTTAATAAATACCAAAAATTCTTTTAGAAATAGATTGGGTGTTGAATCTTTAAACTTTGCTTTAGGTAATTCATCTGAAAATGCATTCGGAAATTTATCCAGAATCGTTTCTATTTCATCATTGATTTCATTATAATTTAGGGTGCGTTCATTTTTCCAATAGTTCATCGGAAATCCGAGCGACTTAAAATACGAATCAAATGAAATTTCAAAATAAAGATGAAATAAACTTCGGACCGGTTCAGGCATTGCAAAATTGTACATGCAATATCCAGCAATGTAATTACAAATTGCAAGGCAAATCCCTTCGTGTTTGTTTTCTTCATACCATTTTATGGCTTGAAGCTCGGCCTCAATAAATTGAGCTATGGTTGGTTGTTTTACCGGACTGGTAATTCCAAAACTGGCAATGGCTTCGTACAATTCTTTTGCCAGATCTTCATCTTTCATCTCAAGGATTTCTTTCAATCCCGTTTCAAGAATAGACACTTTTAATTCAGTGTTTTCCGGAGCTGTTTCAAAATAACGAATGTGCATGGAACCTAATATATCCATCAGTTTGCCTTCTGGTTTCACTAAATAATCCAGATCATAGACTACGGCTAAATAGACATAGGTCAAGGCCCCTTGAAATCGCCTCGGATTAAGGGTTCCCAATACATTTGGTTCAAATACTTTTTGGATCTGAGCACGGATGAATTGAATTTTAATGGCTATAATTTCCGGACTCAAAGTTTTTATATGATGATTCTGAATGGGCTCCAAATATTCAAATTCATCCAACAGAATATCATCGTCCTTATCTGCCTGTAAAGCCAATTCTTTCAATCCGTAATACAATTTATAAGGCGAAGCATCCGCAAGCAAACTATCAAATATCAAACATAAATTATCGTCTGCATCTAAAGCAAATCGTGCATAGTTTAATCGAAAATTATGTTCCACCGCTTTTCGTAAAAATCCTACATTGAGTTCTTTACAATGGGCTACCAGGCAAACTGCTTTAAAAATCCGCTCATCATACGTACAATGAATCTGCTTCGATCCCTGATATAAAATAAATTTGCCCTCCTGTTCAATTATTATGTTATCCCCTGACTGGTTTTTTAAATACTGCAAAAGATGTTTAATAGCTTCTCTGCAGTTTTGTTCTTCAAATAACTTTAAGCTGGCATCCCATTCTGCATATTGTTCTTTTGATTTGTAGGCATCTGAAAACCGGCCGAAAGAAATTTCAGGCGCTGCAATTTGTTGTCTTGATAAAATTTTATCCCAGAATCCCATAGAATTTTTAAGCGGCTCAAAGGTACTAATCCATCTTCTTTAATTTGGAATAAAAATTCTACAAAAGCTTAAACTCATTTAAATTTGCACTCTTTATGTACACTAAAACGACGTTTCCGTTTTTCGAGAGTGCGTTTAAAATTCGACACAATGATTTGATTTATAGTTGTGGCAGTTGCTTTGCAAGTGAATTAGGCGATCAACTGGATTCACTCCGATTCAAAATCATAAGACATCCATATGGAATTGTTTACAATCCGCTTAGCATTGCACAACAATTTGATAAATTGCTTGCTCAAAATTTTTATACAGAATCAGATCTTATCGTTCAGAATGGACTTTTCCATTCAATGGAACACCATGGTTCGTTTTCATCGCCCCATAAAAATCATGTTCTTGACCAATTGAATCGTTGTTCTGAAGAAGCGTATGAACAATTAAAAAATTGTCGTTTTCTGGTCCTGACACTAGGTTCCTCTTTTTATTATCGATTAAATTCTAATCAGCATGTCGTTGCAAATTGTCATAAGCTACCATCCAATTTATTTATCAAAAAACTTGCAAGCCTCGAAGAGATCTATAAACGATTACACCAAGTCATTGA
Protein-coding sequences here:
- a CDS encoding PorP/SprF family type IX secretion system membrane protein, producing the protein MKRLAILFSIVLSWGIQAQDIHFSQFYMSPTNLNPALTGVMNCKMRFVANYRNQWAPVIGFANSFNTYNMSFDQKIPVGRYDYFGFGGTFWGDKAGSLDFSTLQFKLSGSYSKRMSGSRTSSNYLVFGAEAGLNQRGVKFHNAIWGTQITSNGVDPNGQKDPAVFDPSFLFADVSVGALWFSVLDKYNNFYIGGAYSHLNEPLQNNITDIPNNGYVPAPLYSKLTVHGGGVFRLNRRNAIVPGMVAFFQGPSFELNGGTSFRFGSGNSRTNEATFQLGLWARLANKYKTDNSSGIHMDALILSSRFDYSKYGFGLSYDINTSSLKKANAGNNSFELSFIYNICGPERRGIYCPNF
- a CDS encoding trypsin-like peptidase domain-containing protein, whose protein sequence is MRALIEQYKGVVIQIATPFSIGTGFYLKEYDLIITNEHVVRNNKDVVVEGKGVQRVLSSVRYLDPKFDLAFVQGPKANPWMSVKLHDQEDFREGDPVIAVGHPFGLKYTATQGIISNSSHQQDDLYYIQHDAALNPGNSGGPLVNDAGEILGVNTFIIQNGQSIGFSLPARYLKQALDEFKAGGDKSGVRCISCANIVFEPNPEKKYCPFCGSKIQMISQIEDYQPKGIKLEIEDALKALNYDVNLTRRGPYNWEIEHGSAKILLSYHEDTGMIAGDAYICSLPKENIKEIYVYLLQQNSQLEGLCFSIQNQDIILSLQIFDHSFKPELGSQIFQYLFEKANAYDDLLIKNFGAITRVD
- a CDS encoding GSCFA domain-containing protein codes for the protein MYTKTTFPFFESAFKIRHNDLIYSCGSCFASELGDQLDSLRFKIIRHPYGIVYNPLSIAQQFDKLLAQNFYTESDLIVQNGLFHSMEHHGSFSSPHKNHVLDQLNRCSEEAYEQLKNCRFLVLTLGSSFYYRLNSNQHVVANCHKLPSNLFIKKLASLEEIYKRLHQVIERILIFNPSLQILLSVSPVRYLKDGFIQNQRSKSRLLLVCEQLCNQFESCEYIPSYEIFMDDLRDYRYVKDDLVHPNQMAIDYIFNYFEQAYFNQDTRVLVAKIKKWNQLSNHRVLHAESESYAKYCLQLEQLQAEIELEIAHIS